A DNA window from Brassica napus cultivar Da-Ae chromosome C1, Da-Ae, whole genome shotgun sequence contains the following coding sequences:
- the LOC125580029 gene encoding uncharacterized protein LOC125580029, giving the protein MSSFKLSVGDFLDKLDSVASSQVKISILEDVLKKLDQERKEDEKMNQDPSAERESAIALLSSVRHNILQTISSSSNLQPPPRDLFTAPSSSSLQPPTTDFFREPSSSAQPPPTHFFTTSLRPPSFSSSSTPSTFP; this is encoded by the coding sequence ATGAGTAGTTTCAAGCTAAGCGTGGGAGATTTTCTTGACAAGCTAGACTCCGTTGCATCCTCTCAAGTGAAAATCTCCATTTTAGAAGATGttttgaagaagcttgatcaagAGAGGAAAGAAGATGAAAAGATGAATCAAGATCCATCTGCCGAGAGAGAAAGTGCAATTGCTCTGCTTTCTAGCGTGCGTCACAACATTCTCCAAACGATATCATCTTCCTCCAATCTTCAGCCACCGCCGCGAGACCTCTTTACGGCACCGTCATCCTCCTCTCTTCAGCCACCGACGACCGACTTCTTTAGGGAGCCATCGTCCAGTGCACAACCACCACCGACGCACTTCTTTACTACATCTCTTAGACCTCCGTCATTCTCCTCATCCTCGACACCATCAACTTTTCCATAG